One window from the genome of Methanofastidiosum sp. encodes:
- a CDS encoding helix-turn-helix domain-containing protein: MEENAEEAIIEYLKGVKIGATPSEIADNLNMSRATAVKYLEIMRAIGLVDYRRIGMAKVYFVATKLSYAQHVLLRKTRDLIESIKTADEHIKVLEKILTIHISIMQTYNAEDREKFIKLFNDTIDKIKKGENTVGK; the protein is encoded by the coding sequence ATGGAAGAAAATGCCGAAGAGGCCATTATAGAGTATCTTAAAGGTGTAAAAATAGGCGCTACTCCTTCAGAGATTGCCGATAATCTTAATATGTCTAGAGCCACCGCTGTAAAATACTTAGAAATAATGAGGGCCATAGGATTAGTTGATTATAGAAGAATTGGTATGGCAAAGGTTTATTTTGTCGCAACAAAGCTCTCATACGCACAGCATGTTCTTCTCCGAAAAACAAGAGATTTAATCGAGTCAATAAAAACTGCCGATGAACACATTAAAGTGTTGGAGAAAATTCTTACCATACACATTAGTATAATGCAAACCTATAATGCCGAGGATAGAGAGAAATTCATTAAACTATTTAACGATACCATCGATAAGATAAAAAAAGGGGAGAATACGGTAGGTAAATAA
- a CDS encoding DNA-directed RNA polymerase subunit K — MVESLNYTKYEKVRIIGARALQISLGAPILIETSMLDPIRIALEEMKKEVIPITVVRE, encoded by the coding sequence ATGGTGGAGTCGTTGAATTATACAAAATATGAAAAAGTAAGGATTATTGGGGCGAGAGCCCTTCAGATATCATTAGGGGCGCCCATATTAATTGAAACTTCTATGCTTGACCCTATTAGAATTGCACTAGAAGAAATGAAGAAGGAAGTAATTCCAATAACTGTTGTAAGGGAATAG
- the fen gene encoding flap endonuclease-1 — protein MGVNLGEIVPKQKIDISDLKGKSVAIDAYNALYQFLAIIRQRDGTPLKNSRGEVTSHLSGLFYRTVNFIEQGIRPIYVFDGKPPELKFQTIEKRKEVKEEAREKFIDAKERGDFKEAKKYSQMTSSLKGDMVKSSKDLLEAMGIPYIEAPSEGEAQAAFVVLQGDADLSGSQDYDSILFGAPSLVRNLTISGKRKIPGKDLFVDVVPEIINNKDVLISLNLSRQQLIEAAILIGTDYNLGGIKGIGPKKAIDIVKSGKFGEYGEFDHIINLFMNPEVSDNYNISFQKPEKDKILKILCDKYEFSELRVEKGIERIGYSLENTLKQKTLDMYF, from the coding sequence ATGGGAGTAAACCTGGGAGAAATAGTTCCTAAACAGAAGATTGATATTTCTGATCTAAAAGGTAAAAGTGTGGCCATCGACGCTTATAATGCACTTTACCAATTTTTAGCCATAATTAGACAGAGAGATGGAACACCTTTAAAAAATTCAAGAGGCGAAGTAACATCTCATTTGTCTGGTCTATTTTATAGGACTGTAAATTTCATTGAACAAGGAATCAGGCCAATATATGTTTTTGATGGTAAGCCGCCAGAACTGAAATTTCAAACAATTGAAAAAAGAAAAGAGGTTAAAGAAGAAGCAAGGGAGAAATTTATTGATGCTAAAGAAAGAGGAGATTTTAAAGAGGCAAAAAAATATTCTCAAATGACATCCTCTTTGAAGGGAGATATGGTAAAAAGCTCTAAAGACTTATTAGAGGCAATGGGGATCCCTTATATTGAAGCACCATCAGAAGGCGAAGCTCAGGCTGCATTTGTTGTTTTACAAGGTGATGCGGATTTATCTGGGTCACAAGATTATGATTCAATTCTTTTTGGTGCGCCCTCTTTAGTAAGAAACCTAACGATATCTGGAAAAAGGAAGATTCCAGGTAAGGATTTATTTGTCGATGTCGTTCCTGAAATTATTAATAATAAAGATGTGCTAATTTCTCTAAATCTTTCAAGGCAACAGTTAATTGAAGCTGCCATTCTCATTGGGACAGATTATAATTTAGGAGGAATAAAAGGAATAGGCCCAAAAAAAGCTATCGATATCGTAAAATCAGGGAAATTTGGCGAATACGGTGAATTTGACCATATAATTAATCTTTTTATGAATCCTGAAGTTTCTGATAATTATAATATCTCTTTTCAAAAGCCAGAAAAGGATAAAATATTAAAAATACTATGTGATAAATACGAATTTTCAGAACTTAGGGTAGAAAAAGGAATCGAAAGAATAGGATACTCGCTTGAGAATACTTTAAAGCAGAAAACTCTAGATATGTATTTTTAA
- a CDS encoding HAD family hydrolase: MIAIVFDKSGTLVDTKRVSKDLEKNEFIYHKSCIELIEDNPNLFLVTIATDPRDTFLREDPKKSLGQSVKDLNIGFEVVFKGANAIIDKEEILNWAESITIEEVNETIKKLKKQFDVCTLAGCGVVGDSQRETITYIVASSGRIKEGVFELFDFLQLEGMDVYLATGDNPCSVYPLAKRLGIIDNFVFPQIDPEGKRNLISNLKKTYEQVIMVGDDINDKGAFEEADLSFLILEGEAKRKNELKTIVDYTISEPLEIINILKRFNI, translated from the coding sequence ATGATAGCAATAGTATTTGATAAATCCGGAACACTTGTTGATACTAAACGCGTATCAAAAGATTTGGAAAAAAATGAATTTATTTATCATAAATCTTGTATAGAGCTAATTGAAGATAATCCAAATCTGTTTCTTGTAACTATTGCAACAGATCCAAGGGATACCTTTTTACGAGAAGATCCCAAAAAAAGTCTTGGGCAATCAGTTAAAGATCTAAACATAGGATTTGAAGTAGTTTTTAAAGGTGCAAATGCTATTATAGATAAAGAGGAAATTCTAAATTGGGCAGAAAGCATTACTATTGAAGAAGTAAATGAAACAATAAAAAAATTAAAAAAACAGTTTGATGTCTGCACACTAGCTGGATGCGGAGTTGTTGGAGACTCTCAAAGAGAAACAATAACGTATATAGTTGCTTCTTCTGGCAGGATAAAAGAAGGAGTCTTCGAATTATTTGATTTCCTCCAATTAGAGGGTATGGATGTTTATCTTGCAACTGGAGATAATCCCTGCTCTGTCTATCCTCTCGCAAAAAGACTTGGAATAATAGATAATTTCGTTTTTCCCCAAATAGACCCAGAAGGCAAGAGAAATCTCATATCAAATCTAAAAAAGACCTATGAGCAAGTTATAATGGTAGGTGATGACATTAACGATAAAGGTGCTTTTGAAGAAGCAGATTTGAGTTTCTTGATACTAGAGGGAGAAGCAAAAAGAAAAAACGAATTAAAAACAATAGTCGATTATACTATAAGCGAACCATTAGAAATAATAAACATATTAAAAAGATTTAATATTTAA